From the genome of Populus trichocarpa isolate Nisqually-1 chromosome 15, P.trichocarpa_v4.1, whole genome shotgun sequence, one region includes:
- the LOC7456662 gene encoding uncharacterized protein At4g14100 isoform X4 produces the protein MGSKVKSLSLLILPLAFSLCFSSLSSKPADPTPAPWPHQFHSILFMDNNGSLQVVDLWYDWTNGRNFNIIQNQLGKLLYDLEWDNGTSYIYTLDSNKECRVLHFPVGVLRPNWLEGATHLGQQEVDGFLCNVWQKVDFIWYYEDVITKRPVYWVFYTGMTAHVMTFEVGAVLEDPKWQAPVYCFKESEKKENTVIKSVVW, from the exons ATGGGCTCTAAAgtcaaatctctctctctcctcattCTCCCATTAGCcttctctctttgtttctctTCACTATCATCAAAACCAGCAGACCCAACTCCAGCTCCATGGCCACACCAATTCCACTCAATACTCTTCATGGATAACAATGGCTCACTTCAGGTGGTGGACCTCTGGTATGACTGGACTAATGGCCGCAACTTCAACATAATCCAGAACCAACTTGGAAAGCTTCTTTATGACCTTGAATGGGATAATGGCACCTCCTATATCTACACGTTAGACTCCAATAAAGAATGCAGAGTCTTGCATTTCCCAGTTGGTGTTCTCCGCCCCAATTGGCTTGAAGGTGCTACCCATCTTGGCCAACAAGAAGTTGATGGCTTCCTCTGCAATGTGTGGCAGAAGGTGGACTTTATTTGGTACTATGAAGATGTCATAACAAAGAGACCTGTTTACTGGGTCTTTTACACAG GAATGACTGCTCATGTGATGACATTTGAAGTGGGGGCGGTGCTAGAGGATCCGAAGTGGCAGGCTCCTGTTTACTGCTTTAAGGAGTCTGAGAAGAAGGAGAACACTGTCATTAAATCTGTG GTTTGGTGA
- the LOC7456662 gene encoding uncharacterized protein At4g14100 isoform X1, producing the protein MGSKVKSLSLLILPLAFSLCFSSLSSKPADPTPAPWPHQFHSILFMDNNGSLQVVDLWYDWTNGRNFNIIQNQLGKLLYDLEWDNGTSYIYTLDSNKECRVLHFPVGVLRPNWLEGATHLGQQEVDGFLCNVWQKVDFIWYYEDVITKRPVYWVFYTGMTAHVMTFEVGAVLEDPKWQAPVYCFKESEKKENTVIKSVSSSQPTINHRHSPRSSLICIISIIDDVLSTSHCENHSPHNNNGQRRLSSLHEQQKDEYENTEGLPTDGSESTEGLLREDLGRLVASRWTGEKTEHQVEEVEEFFFNVF; encoded by the exons ATGGGCTCTAAAgtcaaatctctctctctcctcattCTCCCATTAGCcttctctctttgtttctctTCACTATCATCAAAACCAGCAGACCCAACTCCAGCTCCATGGCCACACCAATTCCACTCAATACTCTTCATGGATAACAATGGCTCACTTCAGGTGGTGGACCTCTGGTATGACTGGACTAATGGCCGCAACTTCAACATAATCCAGAACCAACTTGGAAAGCTTCTTTATGACCTTGAATGGGATAATGGCACCTCCTATATCTACACGTTAGACTCCAATAAAGAATGCAGAGTCTTGCATTTCCCAGTTGGTGTTCTCCGCCCCAATTGGCTTGAAGGTGCTACCCATCTTGGCCAACAAGAAGTTGATGGCTTCCTCTGCAATGTGTGGCAGAAGGTGGACTTTATTTGGTACTATGAAGATGTCATAACAAAGAGACCTGTTTACTGGGTCTTTTACACAG GAATGACTGCTCATGTGATGACATTTGAAGTGGGGGCGGTGCTAGAGGATCCGAAGTGGCAGGCTCCTGTTTACTGCTTTAAGGAGTCTGAGAAGAAGGAGAACACTGTCATTAAATCTGTG TCTTCCTCTCAGCCAACAATCAACCACCGTCACAGCCCTCGCTCGTCCCTCATCTGCATTATTTCCATCATCGACGACGTTCTTTCCACCAGCCACTGTGAGAATCACAGTCCACACAACAACAACGGTCAACGACGTCTCTCCAGTCTTCACGAG CAACAGAAagatgaatatgaaaatactgAGGGATTGCCAACTGATGGATCTGAAAGCACCGAGGGGTTGTTAAGAGAAGACCTGGGTCGCCTTGTTGCTTCGCGTTGGACAGGAGAAAAAACTGAACACCAAGTTGAGGAAgttgaggaatttttttttaatgtattttaa
- the LOC7456662 gene encoding uncharacterized protein At4g14100 isoform X2: protein MGSKVKSLSLLILPLAFSLCFSSLSSKPADPTPAPWPHQFHSILFMDNNGSLQVVDLWYDWTNGRNFNIIQNQLGKLLYDLEWDNGTSYIYTLDSNKECRVLHFPVGVLRPNWLEGATHLGQQEVDGFLCNVWQKVDFIWYYEDVITKRPVYWVFYTGMTAHVMTFEVGAVLEDPKWQAPVYCFKESEKKENTVIKSVSSSQPTINHRHSPRSSLICIISIIDDVLSTSHCENHSPHNNNGQRRLSSLHENQHQIEQWREQ from the exons ATGGGCTCTAAAgtcaaatctctctctctcctcattCTCCCATTAGCcttctctctttgtttctctTCACTATCATCAAAACCAGCAGACCCAACTCCAGCTCCATGGCCACACCAATTCCACTCAATACTCTTCATGGATAACAATGGCTCACTTCAGGTGGTGGACCTCTGGTATGACTGGACTAATGGCCGCAACTTCAACATAATCCAGAACCAACTTGGAAAGCTTCTTTATGACCTTGAATGGGATAATGGCACCTCCTATATCTACACGTTAGACTCCAATAAAGAATGCAGAGTCTTGCATTTCCCAGTTGGTGTTCTCCGCCCCAATTGGCTTGAAGGTGCTACCCATCTTGGCCAACAAGAAGTTGATGGCTTCCTCTGCAATGTGTGGCAGAAGGTGGACTTTATTTGGTACTATGAAGATGTCATAACAAAGAGACCTGTTTACTGGGTCTTTTACACAG GAATGACTGCTCATGTGATGACATTTGAAGTGGGGGCGGTGCTAGAGGATCCGAAGTGGCAGGCTCCTGTTTACTGCTTTAAGGAGTCTGAGAAGAAGGAGAACACTGTCATTAAATCTGTG TCTTCCTCTCAGCCAACAATCAACCACCGTCACAGCCCTCGCTCGTCCCTCATCTGCATTATTTCCATCATCGACGACGTTCTTTCCACCAGCCACTGTGAGAATCACAGTCCACACAACAACAACGGTCAACGACGTCTCTCCAGTCTTCACGAG AATCAACATCAAATTGAGCAGTGGAGGGAACAATAG
- the LOC7456662 gene encoding uncharacterized protein At4g14100 isoform X3, with protein MGSKVKSLSLLILPLAFSLCFSSLSSKPADPTPAPWPHQFHSILFMDNNGSLQVVDLWYDWTNGRNFNIIQNQLGKLLYDLEWDNGTSYIYTLDSNKECRVLHFPVGVLRPNWLEGATHLGQQEVDGFLCNVWQKVDFIWYYEDVITKRPVYWVFYTGMTAHVMTFEVGAVLEDPKWQAPVYCFKESEKKENTVIKSVVSHGLSREGLMTGSFNVSMLY; from the exons ATGGGCTCTAAAgtcaaatctctctctctcctcattCTCCCATTAGCcttctctctttgtttctctTCACTATCATCAAAACCAGCAGACCCAACTCCAGCTCCATGGCCACACCAATTCCACTCAATACTCTTCATGGATAACAATGGCTCACTTCAGGTGGTGGACCTCTGGTATGACTGGACTAATGGCCGCAACTTCAACATAATCCAGAACCAACTTGGAAAGCTTCTTTATGACCTTGAATGGGATAATGGCACCTCCTATATCTACACGTTAGACTCCAATAAAGAATGCAGAGTCTTGCATTTCCCAGTTGGTGTTCTCCGCCCCAATTGGCTTGAAGGTGCTACCCATCTTGGCCAACAAGAAGTTGATGGCTTCCTCTGCAATGTGTGGCAGAAGGTGGACTTTATTTGGTACTATGAAGATGTCATAACAAAGAGACCTGTTTACTGGGTCTTTTACACAG GAATGACTGCTCATGTGATGACATTTGAAGTGGGGGCGGTGCTAGAGGATCCGAAGTGGCAGGCTCCTGTTTACTGCTTTAAGGAGTCTGAGAAGAAGGAGAACACTGTCATTAAATCTGTGGTTAGTCATGGATTATCTCGTGAAGGGTTAATGACAGGATCGTTTAATGTTTCTATGCTGTACTGA
- the LOC7457586 gene encoding succinate dehydrogenase assembly factor 2, mitochondrial: MINKMASLRRALVTVHRILNSTTTTNHISVTSPLRSQYGLFSRYSTLNKNDNKKPSLDFELSNEESKRRLCNRLLYRSRQRGFLELDLVLGKWVEEHIYSMDENGVKALIDVLDLENPDLWKWLTGQEQPPEAVSINPVFSAVRDKIMNNLSSHAAPETRAIPGQPWVRGWDDIKKSAGSPVAGNQ; encoded by the exons ATGATCAATAAAATGGCTAGCTTGAGAAGAGCCCTGGTTACCGTCCACCGTATCCTCAACTCCACCACCACAACCAATCACATCTCAGTTACATCCCCTTTAAG GTCTCAATATGGGCTGTTTTCACGTTATTCAACGTTaaacaaaaatgataataaaaaaccatCATTGGATTTTGAGCTATCTAATGAAGAAAGCAAAAGGAGATTATGTAACAG gCTGTTGTACAGGAGCAGACAAAGAGGGTTTTTGGAGCTGGATTTGGTTTTGGGGAAATGGGTAGAAGAGCATATTTATTCTATGGATGAAAATGGTGTTAAAGCACTAATTGATGTTCTTGATCTG GAAAATCCAGATCTTTGGAAATGGTTAACTGGACAGGAGCAACCCCCTGAAGCAGTGAGCATAAATCCT GTATTCTCTGCTGTGCGTGACAAGATCATGAACAATCTCAGCAGCCATGCTGCCCCCGAGACACGGGCAATACCTGGACAGCCATGGGTAAGAGGATGGGATGATATCAAGAAAAGCGCTGGCAGCCCAGTGGCTGGAAACCAGTAG
- the LOC7457587 gene encoding uncharacterized protein LOC7457587, translated as MGSKEPAKEKREKRLQEISLLRTIPYSDHQRWWSSETVAVVTGGNRGIGFEIARQLADHGLSVILTSRESSAGLEAANVLRELGLSVDFHQLDVLDSLSIKTFAEWIQQTYGGLDVLVNNAGVNYNMGSDNSVENAKNVVDTNYYGIKNVTEALIPLMRPSSVGARIVNVSSRLGRLNGKRNRLEDKDLREQLANLETLSEELIDRTVSTFLQQVEDRTYTSGGWPQVNTDYSVSKLAVNAYTRLMAKKLSDRPNGQKIYINCYCPGWVKTAMTGWAGNVSAEDGADTGVWLALLPDQAITGKFFAERREVNF; from the exons atgggaaGTAAAGAGCCagcaaaggaaaagagagaaaaaagactCCAAGAAATTTCTCTTCTCCGTACCATTCCTTACTCTGATCATCAAAG GTGGTGGTCATCAGAAACTGTTGCTGTGGTGACCGGTGGAAATAGAGGAATAGGATTTGAGATTGCGAGGCAACTTGCAGACCATGGATTGTCTGTTATCCTGACATCACGAGAAAGTAGCGCAGGCCTTGAAGCTGCCAATGTCTTGCGAGAGTTGGGTTTGAGTGTGGACTTCCATCAACTTGATGTCTTAGATTCTTTATCCATCAAAACGTTTGCTGAGTGGATACAACAAACTTACGGCGGATTAGATGTTTTG GTGAATAATGCTGGTGTTAATTACAATATGGGGTCTGACAATTCTGTTGAAAATGCCAAGAATGTTGTTGATACAAACTATTATGGTATCAAAAATGTCACTGAAGCTCTGATTCCTTTGATGAGACCTTCTTCTGTAGGTGCTCGTATTGTTAATGTAAGTTCACGGCTTGGAAGACTAAATGGCAAACGAAAC AGACTTGAAGACAAAGATTTGAGAGAGCAACTGGCTAACCTGGAAACACTTTCAGAGGAACTCATTGATAGGACGGTGTCTACTTTCCTACAACAAGTAGAAGACCGCACATATACATCAGGTGGATGGCCTCAGGTGAACACTGATTACTCGGTGTCAAAACTTGCAGTTAATGCTTATACTAGGCTAATGGCAAAGAAACTGTCCGATCGGCCTAATGGTCAGAAGATCTATATAAACTGCTACTGCCCAGGGTGGGTGAAGACAGCTATGACAGGCTGGGCTGGTAATGTATCAGCTGAGGATGGAGCTGACACAGGAGTATGGCTGGCCCTGCTTCCAGACCAAGCAATCACAGGGAAATTTTTTGCTGAGAGACGTGAGGTAAACTTCTGA
- the LOC18105872 gene encoding uncharacterized protein LOC18105872: MALCSQGGLLLFAMLILAFDVSGTLASPEIAIQIKSATFLSPEFVLGPGSVEDRYYSNIDFPRGHVGIKSFKAEVIDNIGNPIPLHETYLHHWVVAKYYQRQGMAENNDKHKFQLSDYLFAGNSGICQGNVLGQYFGLGSETRKTDTYVPNPYAIEIGNPDEVPEGYEEKWLLNVHAIDTRGAVDRLGCTECRCDLYNITVDQHGQPLRPGYIGGLRCCYDQTQCKVQQGYGGARRSLYLRYTVEWVDWDCSIIPVKIFIFDVTDTGKRLNGSTGVGPENGCQVEYNVESCSSAINAASDGCIDAKRTSLTMPISGYVIYGVAHQHTGGAGSTLYGEDGRVICTSEPIYGTGKDVGDEAGYIVGMSTCYPEPGSIQITAGENLLLESNYNSTQKHTGVMGLFYILVADRTPNPTNFLHSPIHIHKNIKVSTPAVAIVALFGLAMAIAVGLLSRMKKGREEGYQPIMA; this comes from the exons ATGGCACTTTGTTCTCAAGGAGGCTTGCTTTTGTTTGCAATGCTAATACTGGCATTTGATGTATCCGGCACCCTAGCTTCGCCGGAAATTGCAATTCAGATCAAATCTGCCACTTTTCTTTCACCTGAGTTTGTGCTGGGACCAGGATCAGTGGAGGATAGATACTATAGCAATATTGACTTCCCCAGAGGTCATGTTGGTATCAAGAGTTTCAAAGCTGAAGTGATTGATAATATCGGGAACCCTATACCCCTTCACGAAACTTATCTTCACCATTGGGTTGTCGCGAAATACTATCAACGTCAGGGTATGGCTGAGAACAATGATAAGCATAAGTTTCAGCTGTCAGATTATTTATTTGCAGGAAACAGTGGAATATGCCAAGGGAATGTTCTGGGACAGTATTTTGGACTTGGATCCGAAACACGAAAAACAGATACTTATGTTCCCAATCCTTATGCAATAGAAATTGGCAACCCAGATGAAGTTCCTGAAGGGTATGAGGAGAAATGGTTGCTTAATGTTCATGCAATTGATACACGTGGCGCCGTAGATAGGTTGGGATGCACTGAATGCAGGTGTGATCTGTATAACATCACAGTGGATCAACATGGTCAACCTTTGAGGCCAGGCTACATAGGAGGTCTGAGATGTTGCTATGACCAAACTCAGTGTAAGGTACAACAAGGTTATGGGGGTGCCAGAAGGAGTCTATACTTGCGATATACGGTGGAATGGGTGGATTGGGATTGCAGCATTATTCCTgttaaaatctttatatttgatGTCACCGATACTGGGAAAAGGCTTAATGGCTCAACAGGAGTAGGTCCAGAGAATGGTTGCCAG GTTGAGTATAATGTTGAGTCTTGCAGCAGCGCCATTAATGCAGCTTCTGATGGATGCATTGATGCCAAAAGGACAAGCCTGACAATGCCAATCAGTGGTTATGTCATCTACGGTGTTGCTCATCAGCATACTGGGGGAGCTGGTTCAACTCTGTATGGGGAG GATGGACGTGTTATATGTACTTCAGAACCAATTTATGGAACTGGAAAGGATGTAGGAGACGAGGCAGGTTACATAGTAGGAATGTCCACCTGTTATCCTGAACCAGGCTCTATCCAGATAACAGCTGGGGAGAATCTACTTCTTGAATCTAACTACAACAGTACTCAAAAGCACACAGGAGTCATGGGGCTTTTCTACATTCTGGTAGCAGACAGAACACCAAATCCCACAAATTTCTTGCATTCTCCAATTCAT ATACATAAAAACATCAAAGTATCCACACCTGCTGTAGCAATAGTAGCTCTGTTTGGACTGGCAATGGCCATTGCTGTCGGCCTACTTTCTCGGATGaagaagggaagggaagaaggCTACCAACCAATTATGGCATAG
- the LOC7457588 gene encoding uncharacterized protein LOC7457588 — protein sequence MVHSFRACLLLFAILILASNLSYTRASMKGGNKIKSATFLSPKFVLGPGSVENRFYRNVDFPKGHIGIKSFNAEVIDDTGNPVPLHETYLHHWLVSRYYQRLDAVETNHEQKFKESDRISARNSGICQKGILNQYFGLGSETRKTATRIPDPYAIEIGNPAEIPVGYEERWLLNVHAIDTRGAEDRLGCTECRCDLYNITVSEWGRPLRPDYKGGLLCCYDHTQCKVKQGFQGTRRSLYLRYTVEWVEWDSDIIPVKIFIFDVTDTGKRLNGSTGFGPENGCQVEYEIKSCSSTDTAVNGCVDVKRTNFTMPTTGYLIYGVAHQHTGGIGSTLYGKDGRVICTSLPTYGEGKEAGNEAGYIVGMSTCYPEPGSIQITAGEKLVLESNYSRDQNHTGVMGLFYILVADRTPNPTSLLHAPIHMHVNMKGSTYAVAIIALFGMAIAVAVTVHSRLKKGREEGYQPMLA from the exons ATGGTACATTCTTTTCGAGCCTGCTTGCTTTTGTTTGCAATACTAATACTGGCATCTAATCTATCTTATACACGAGCTTCTATGAAAGGTGGTAATAAGATCAAATCTGCCACTTTCCTATCACCAAAATTTGTGTTGGGACCAGGATCTGTGGAGAATAGATTCTATCGCAATGTTGACTTCCCAAAAGGTCATATTGGAATCAAGAGTTTCAATGCTGAAGTGATTGATGATACTGGGAATCCTGTCCCTCTTCACGAAACTTATCTTCACCACTGGCTTGTTTCGAGATACTATCAACGGCTAGATGCGGTTGAGACTAACCATGAGCAGAAGTTTAAGGAATCAGATCGCATTTCTGCACGTAATAGTGGAATATGCCAGAAAGGTATTCTTAATCAGTATTTTGGCCTGGGATCTGAAACACGAAAAACAGCTACGCGCATTCCTGATCCCTATGCAATAGAAATTGGCAATCCAGCTGAAATTCCTGTTGGGTATGAGGAGAGATGGTTGCTTAATGTCCATGCAATCGATACACGGGGTGCTGAAGATAGGTTGGGATGCACTGAATGCAGGTGTGATCTATACAACATCACAGTTAGTGAATGGGGACGCCCTTTGAGGCCAGACTATAAAGGAGGCTTACTTTGTTGCTATGATCATACACAATGCAAGGTCAAACAAGGTTTCCAGGGTACCAGGAGGAGTCTTTACCTGCGATACACTGTGGAATGGGTTGAATGGGATAGTGACATTATTCCTgttaaaatctttatatttgatGTCACTGATACTGGGAAAAGGCTAAATGGTTCAACAGGATTCGGTCCAGAGAATGGTTGCCAG GTTGAATATGAAATCAAGTCTTGCAGCTCCACTGATACTGCTGTTAATGggtgtgttgatgtcaaaaggACAAACTTTACCATGCCAACTACTGGCTATCTCATCTATGGTGTTGCCCACCAGCATACTGGAGGAATTGGTTCGACTCTGTATGGGAAG GATGGACGTGTTATATGTACTTCACTACCAACATatggagaaggaaaagaagCGGGAAATGAGGCAGGTTACATTGTAGGAATGTCCACATGTTATCCTGAACCAGGCTCTATCCAGATAACAGCTGGGGAGAAGCTAGTTCTGGAATCCAACTACAGCAGAGATCAAAACCACACAGGAGTTATGGGGCTTTTCTACATATTGGTTGCAGACCGAACACCAAACCCCACGAGTTTGCTACACGCTCCCATTCAT ATGCATGTAAACATGAAAGGATCCACATATGCGGTTGCAATTATAGCTTTGTTCGGAATGGCAATAGCTGTTGCTGTCACTGTACATTCTCGGCTAAAGAAGGGGAGAGAAGAAGGCTACCAGCCAATGCTGGCATAG
- the LOC18105874 gene encoding uncharacterized protein LOC18105874 isoform X4, whose translation MIRLLEKWQKLLNSSGNMVLLLVLLMLVFDVSYTQAFQENGNKIKSRTYLSPEFMLGPGSVESKTYDDIDFPRGHIALKSFNAEVVDQDGNPVPLYETYIHHWLVGKYYENRPSQRNFSRNSGLCQGQILGQYFGLGSETRKTATHIPDPFGIEIGNPAEIPEGYQEKWYLGIHAIETRGAEDRLGCIECWCDLYNVTNDEYGNPIRPDYKGGLFCCYGQTQCKVRQGFQGGKRSLYLRYTVKWIEWDSSTIPVEIFVLDATDTGKRFLGSTGISPEDGCQVEYEVESCTSTDAAGNGCIDIKRNSVTMPTGGYVVYAVAHQHAGGIGSTLYGQDGNVICASIPIYGNGNEAGNEDGYIVGMSTCYPEPGSVKITAGENLTLESNYDSTNKHTGVMGFFYIYIAEQAPNVTFSHAPVQMHESIKVKTCAWSIVVFIGLAVTAAVSVHSWLKKRREGGYKLVPE comes from the exons ATGATACGTTTGCTTGAGAAGTGGCAGAAACTATTGAATTCATCGG GCAACATGGTACTTCTGTTAGTACTTTTAATGCTGGTTTTTGACGTATCATATACACAAGCTTTCCAGGAAAATGGAAACAAGATCAAATCTAGAACTTACCTGTCACCCGAGTTTATGTTGGGGCCAGGATCTGTTGAGAGCAAAACATACGATGATATTGACTTCCCAAGAGGTCATATTGCTCTCAAGAGTTTTAATGCGGAGGTAGTTGATCAGGATGGGAATCCTGTACCTCTTTATGAAACGTACATTCACCACTGGCTTGTGGGAAAGTACTATGAGAATCGCCCATCACAGCGTAATTTTTCACGAAACAGTGGATTATGCCAGGGTCAAATTCTTGGACAGTATTTTGGCCTTGGATCTGAAACACGAAAAACAGCTACACATATTCCAGATCCTTTTGGAATAGAAATTGGCAATCCTGCCGAAATTCCTGAAGGGTATCAGGAGAAGTGGTATCTTGGTATCCATGCAATTGAAACACGGGGTGCGGAAGATAGGCTGGGGTGCATTGAATGCTGGTGTGATCTATATAATGTCACAAACGATGAATATGGAAACCCCATAAGGCCAGACTATAAGGGAGGTTTATTTTGTTGCTATGGTCAGACACAGTGCAAAGTCAGGCAGGGTTTTCAGGGGGGCAAGAGGAGCCTCTACCTGCGATATACGGTGAAATGGATTGAGTGGGATAGTTCCACCATTCCTGTTGAAATTTTTGTGCTAGATGCTACTGATACTGGAAAAAGGTTCCTTGGATCAACAGGAATCAGTCCAGAGGATGGTTGCCAG GTTGAGTATGAAGTTGAGTCTTGCACCTCTACCGATGCAGCTGGTAATGGGTGCATTGACATCAAAAGAAACAGCGTCACCATGCCAACAGGTGGTTATGTCGTCTATGCTGTTGCCCACCAGCATGCTGGTGGGATCGGTTCAACTCTGTATGGACAG GATGGGAACGTAATATGCGCTTCAATACCAATTtatggaaatggaaatgaagCAGGAAACGAGGATGGTTACATTGTAGGAATGTCCACCTGTTATCCTGAACCAGGTTCTGTCAAGATAACAGCTGGGGAGAATCTAACTCTGGAATCTAACTATGACAGCACTAATAAGCACACAGGAGTCATGGGGTTTTTCTACATTTACATAGCAGAACAAGCACCAAATGTGACTTTCTCACATGCTCCTGTTCAG ATGCATGAAAGCATTAAAGTAAAAACTTGTGCTTGGTCAATAGTGGTTTTCATTGGACTGGCTGTGACTGCTGCTGTTTCTGTGCATTCCTGGctgaagaaaaggagagaaggtGGCTACAAACTAGTTCCTGAATAA